From Pseudarthrobacter equi, a single genomic window includes:
- a CDS encoding aldo/keto reductase codes for MRELLLPSGEAVPVLGIGTWGMGERSGNAARETAAIHMALDHGMSVVDTAEMYGDGAAEELVGRALATRRDEVFLVTKVLPHHATLHGTVAACEGSLRRLGTDSIDLYLLHWQGAVPVAETLEAFENLQRAGKIRHWGVSNLDVTNLEDLMRLPGGQKLATDQVVYNLTRRGIEFDLLPWCTERGIPVMAYSPLEQGGVLDDPVLVRIATEHGASPAQIALAWVLRQPHVLAIPKASSPNHVQECRDALDVRLTPGDLADLDRAHPPPTRKRVLEVI; via the coding sequence ATGCGCGAGTTACTTCTTCCGTCCGGTGAAGCGGTCCCGGTGCTCGGAATCGGAACCTGGGGAATGGGTGAGCGCAGCGGCAACGCCGCGCGCGAGACCGCCGCGATACACATGGCCCTGGATCATGGGATGTCCGTGGTCGATACCGCTGAGATGTATGGCGACGGCGCCGCCGAGGAACTCGTTGGCAGGGCGCTGGCAACACGCCGCGACGAAGTGTTCCTGGTCACCAAGGTCCTGCCGCATCACGCCACGCTGCACGGAACCGTCGCCGCTTGCGAGGGCAGTCTGCGTCGCCTCGGAACGGACAGCATCGACCTGTATCTACTGCATTGGCAGGGCGCGGTTCCGGTGGCAGAAACGCTCGAAGCCTTCGAAAACCTGCAGCGCGCTGGAAAAATCCGGCATTGGGGAGTCAGCAACCTCGACGTCACGAATCTGGAAGACCTCATGCGATTGCCCGGCGGACAGAAGCTCGCAACTGACCAGGTGGTGTACAACCTCACCCGCCGGGGTATCGAGTTCGATCTGTTGCCGTGGTGCACTGAGCGGGGCATCCCTGTGATGGCGTACTCGCCACTCGAGCAGGGCGGAGTATTGGACGATCCCGTGCTGGTCCGCATCGCAACGGAACACGGTGCCAGCCCCGCGCAGATCGCCCTCGCCTGGGTGCTCAGGCAGCCGCACGTCCTGGCAATTCCAAAAGCCTCAAGCCCGAACCATGTCCAGGAATGCCGGGACGCACTCGACGTCCGTCTCACGCCCGGCGACCTGGCTGACTTGGATCGCGCCCATCCGCCGCCCACTCGCAAACGCGTGCTCGAAGTGATCTAG
- a CDS encoding MsnO8 family LLM class oxidoreductase, producing MAFPPPRISILDRANARNGFPAADALNLVVERAQRAEEWGYHRFWVAEHHAVPGIAGSVPAVLMAAVAARTHSIRVGSGGIMLPNHQPLVIAEQAATLEALHPGRIDLGVGRSVGFTPAIRNALRAGKQDAEQFEDQLAQLLAYLSGTASITARPRNDSATPVFVLATRSGADIAARAGLALVLGGPAVFRTDQNGTLPALERYRSQFRPSRWFDLPYVLVSANVAVAGTRQAARELLLPEAVALARSRTTGEFAALAPVGPTEWAGLTLREKEAVESSLSTSLYGTASEVRTQVQHLLATSGADELLVTGGAFDVAAQEDSDRILARLFPQDERRSMDGGPGFAAPLDAHLT from the coding sequence ATGGCCTTTCCCCCTCCCCGGATTTCCATTCTCGACCGTGCCAACGCCCGGAACGGGTTTCCTGCTGCCGACGCCCTGAACCTGGTGGTGGAACGGGCCCAGCGGGCCGAGGAGTGGGGTTACCACCGCTTCTGGGTCGCAGAGCACCACGCGGTGCCAGGCATCGCCGGTTCCGTTCCGGCCGTGCTGATGGCAGCCGTTGCTGCCCGGACGCACTCCATCCGGGTCGGTTCAGGAGGCATCATGCTTCCCAACCATCAACCACTCGTGATTGCCGAACAGGCGGCCACGCTGGAGGCCCTGCATCCGGGGCGGATCGATTTGGGCGTGGGCCGCTCTGTCGGTTTCACCCCGGCAATCCGAAATGCGCTGCGCGCCGGGAAACAGGACGCGGAGCAGTTCGAAGACCAGCTGGCCCAACTGCTTGCGTACCTGTCCGGAACCGCGTCAATCACTGCCCGGCCGCGGAACGATTCGGCTACACCGGTATTCGTGCTGGCCACCCGTTCGGGAGCCGATATTGCAGCCCGTGCCGGCCTCGCTTTGGTGCTGGGCGGGCCGGCTGTTTTCCGGACTGATCAGAACGGCACACTCCCGGCGCTGGAAAGGTATCGCTCACAGTTCCGTCCATCACGCTGGTTCGACCTGCCCTATGTCCTGGTTTCCGCCAACGTAGCAGTCGCCGGCACCCGCCAGGCGGCGAGGGAACTGCTTCTGCCCGAAGCCGTCGCGCTGGCCCGCTCCAGGACCACCGGCGAATTCGCGGCCCTCGCGCCCGTGGGTCCAACCGAGTGGGCGGGGCTGACTCTCCGGGAAAAGGAAGCGGTCGAAAGCAGCCTGTCCACATCGCTGTACGGGACGGCCTCCGAGGTTCGGACTCAAGTCCAGCACCTGCTTGCGACCTCCGGAGCTGACGAGTTGCTGGTCACCGGCGGAGCCTTTGACGTCGCTGCACAGGAGGACTCTGACCGGATCCTTGCGCGGCTCTTCCCCCAAGACGAGCGCCGCAGCATGGACGGGGGCCCGGGATTCGCGGCACCCCTTGACGCCCACCTGACTTGA
- a CDS encoding SDR family NAD(P)-dependent oxidoreductase, whose protein sequence is MTLGLARAGASVVISAAREADEIRKVADEINVMLGTPRVLALQADVTREAECRRLVDEALAAFGGLHILVNNAGRGMKYVSPCCPAARRTRA, encoded by the coding sequence ATGACGCTCGGCCTCGCCCGCGCCGGTGCCAGCGTCGTCATCTCGGCGGCGCGGGAGGCGGACGAGATCCGCAAGGTCGCCGATGAGATCAACGTGATGCTCGGCACTCCCCGGGTGCTGGCGCTGCAAGCGGACGTGACCCGGGAAGCCGAGTGCCGGCGCTTGGTCGACGAGGCACTCGCTGCCTTTGGCGGGCTTCACATCCTGGTCAATAACGCCGGCCGCGGCATGAAATACGTGAGCCCCTGCTGCCCGGCGGCGCGACGGACACGGGCATGA
- a CDS encoding SCO1664 family protein, translated as MPVDLPTGELTLTGRITTASNATFVGSIGDTTVVYKPIAGEKPLWDFPDGFLAHREVAAYLVSEALGWNVVPRTWLRDGPLGEGMVQLWQEPDPDQKAVDIFSPDDAPQTGWRHVLEGEDETGRTVALLHEDSVALRRMAVFDVVVNNADRKGGHILAMAGGHRHGVDHGLTFHTDHKLRTVLWGWLGDDLSSEELKGIERVSEGLDGDLGRDLANLLSDEEIASLAVRCARLRSAGRFPAPRGGMPAVPWPLF; from the coding sequence ATGCCCGTCGACCTGCCGACCGGAGAGCTGACCCTCACCGGGCGGATCACGACGGCGTCGAATGCCACCTTCGTGGGGAGCATCGGCGACACCACTGTTGTCTACAAGCCGATTGCCGGGGAGAAACCGTTGTGGGATTTTCCCGACGGTTTCCTCGCCCACAGGGAGGTTGCCGCCTACCTGGTCTCGGAGGCACTTGGCTGGAACGTCGTGCCACGTACCTGGCTGCGGGACGGTCCGCTGGGCGAAGGAATGGTGCAGCTGTGGCAGGAGCCGGATCCCGACCAGAAAGCGGTGGACATCTTCTCTCCGGACGACGCGCCCCAGACCGGTTGGCGCCACGTTCTTGAAGGCGAGGATGAGACCGGCCGGACAGTTGCCCTCCTCCACGAGGACTCTGTGGCGCTGAGGCGCATGGCCGTGTTCGACGTCGTGGTGAATAACGCTGACCGCAAGGGCGGCCACATCCTCGCCATGGCGGGCGGGCACCGGCACGGTGTGGACCACGGGCTGACCTTTCACACGGACCACAAGTTGCGCACGGTGTTGTGGGGCTGGCTGGGCGATGACCTGAGCAGCGAGGAACTCAAGGGCATTGAGCGGGTCAGCGAGGGCCTGGACGGGGACCTGGGCCGGGACCTCGCGAACCTGCTCAGCGACGAGGAGATCGCATCGCTTGCCGTGCGCTGTGCCCGGTTACGCTCTGCGGGCCGGTTCCCGGCTCCAAGGGGCGGCATGCCTGCAGTCCCGTGGCCGCTGTTCTGA
- the nrdI gene encoding class Ib ribonucleoside-diphosphate reductase assembly flavoprotein NrdI, translating to MEVSPPVRTSDETEAVRTGSQLIYFSSTSENTSRFVVKLGREVARIPLYAKDAPLLATRPFVLVVPTYGGTGGEGSVPKQVIRFLNNPQNRQLLRGVIGAGNTNFGDNYCLAADIIAAKCQVPHLYRFELMGTPEDVTRVNQGLDTFWTRLSQTQK from the coding sequence GTGGAGGTGTCCCCGCCCGTCCGGACATCGGATGAAACCGAAGCAGTCCGGACCGGCAGCCAGCTCATCTACTTTTCCTCGACTTCCGAGAACACCAGCCGCTTCGTTGTGAAGCTCGGCCGGGAAGTGGCCCGGATCCCGCTCTATGCGAAGGACGCACCCCTCCTCGCCACCCGGCCATTCGTGCTGGTGGTGCCCACTTATGGCGGCACCGGGGGAGAGGGGTCAGTCCCCAAGCAGGTCATCCGGTTCCTGAACAACCCGCAGAACAGGCAGCTGCTCCGCGGAGTGATCGGCGCCGGAAACACAAACTTCGGGGACAACTACTGCCTGGCGGCGGACATCATCGCCGCCAAATGCCAGGTACCCCACCTTTATCGATTCGAACTTATGGGAACGCCGGAAGACGTCACCCGGGTCAACCAAGGATTGGACACGTTTTGGACACGACTGTCGCAGACACAGAAGTAA
- a CDS encoding NAD(P)/FAD-dependent oxidoreductase, with protein MSPNPAASGGERRRVAVIGSGVAGLTAAYVLNRQDDVTLFEADSRLGGHAHTHDMPQPEGSLMGVDTGFIVHNERTYPTLLRLFAELGVETQDSEMSMSIRCDGCGLEYAGARDGARGIIAKPSSLLRGRYLLMLLEVTRFYRRARALLKTAPASAVSGDPKAPEPTLGEFLAREKFSQYFISHFMTPVVSAVWSCDPITALNYPARYLFTFLGHHGLLGLKGSPQWRTVTGGSARYVEKLAATLPDIRLNTPVTAIRRHDSGVELAAGDTLEDFDAVVIATHPAQALGFLADATPEEKEALGGMPYSVNHTVFHRDPAVLPSAENARASWNYRLPSCDARPDRVLVSYDLTRLQRLEPQDGRPYLVSLGESDLIGDGTVLERMVYEHPQYTPESLKAQEAITALSDSKVAFAGAYLGWGFHEDGALAGVRAAEKLGRQWAPVNAGPTDAAGEGEREFARAAEPS; from the coding sequence TTGTCACCTAACCCAGCAGCGAGTGGGGGCGAGAGGCGGCGCGTTGCCGTCATCGGCAGCGGAGTGGCAGGCCTGACCGCCGCCTACGTCCTCAACCGGCAGGACGACGTCACCCTGTTCGAGGCCGATTCCCGCCTGGGCGGGCACGCCCACACCCACGACATGCCCCAGCCGGAAGGCTCCCTGATGGGCGTGGACACGGGGTTCATTGTCCACAACGAACGCACCTATCCCACCCTCCTGCGGCTGTTTGCCGAGCTCGGTGTCGAAACCCAGGACTCCGAGATGAGCATGTCCATCCGCTGCGACGGCTGCGGCCTGGAGTACGCGGGGGCCCGGGACGGAGCCCGCGGCATTATCGCCAAACCATCAAGCCTGCTGCGCGGACGCTACCTGCTGATGCTGCTGGAGGTCACCCGGTTCTACCGCAGGGCCCGCGCACTGCTGAAGACTGCCCCGGCTTCGGCCGTCAGCGGCGACCCGAAGGCGCCGGAACCCACGCTCGGAGAGTTCCTGGCCCGCGAAAAATTCAGCCAGTACTTCATCTCCCACTTCATGACCCCTGTGGTCAGCGCGGTGTGGTCGTGCGATCCGATTACCGCGCTGAACTACCCTGCCCGCTACCTGTTCACCTTCCTTGGCCACCACGGACTGCTCGGCCTCAAGGGCTCGCCGCAGTGGCGGACGGTCACGGGCGGATCGGCGCGGTACGTGGAAAAGCTGGCGGCGACGCTGCCGGACATCCGGCTCAATACTCCCGTTACAGCCATCCGGCGCCACGACTCGGGCGTGGAGCTCGCGGCCGGAGACACGCTGGAAGACTTTGACGCCGTCGTGATTGCCACCCATCCGGCGCAGGCCCTCGGGTTCCTTGCCGATGCCACCCCAGAGGAGAAGGAAGCCCTCGGCGGCATGCCCTATTCCGTGAACCATACGGTCTTCCACCGCGACCCGGCCGTGCTGCCGTCCGCGGAAAACGCGAGGGCCTCGTGGAATTACCGTTTGCCGTCCTGTGATGCCCGGCCGGACAGGGTCCTGGTCAGTTACGACCTCACCCGCCTGCAGCGGCTTGAACCGCAGGACGGCCGACCCTACCTCGTCAGCCTCGGCGAGTCCGATCTCATCGGAGACGGCACCGTGCTGGAGCGGATGGTGTACGAACACCCGCAGTACACGCCCGAATCGCTGAAGGCGCAGGAGGCGATTACCGCCCTGAGTGACAGCAAGGTTGCCTTTGCCGGCGCCTACCTCGGGTGGGGCTTCCACGAAGACGGAGCCCTTGCCGGGGTCCGCGCCGCGGAAAAGCTGGGCCGCCAGTGGGCCCCCGTCAACGCCGGCCCCACGGATGCTGCCGGCGAGGGGGAGCGCGAGTTCGCCCGGGCGGCGGAACCCTCGTGA
- the nrdF gene encoding class 1b ribonucleoside-diphosphate reductase subunit beta, translating to MTEKVKLLSHVEAINWNRIQDEKDVDVWNRLVNNFWLPEKVPLSNDVQSWNTLTPVEQQLTMRVFTGLTLLDTIQGTVGAVSLIPDALTPHEEAVYTNIAFMESVHAKSYSSIFSTLASTKEIDEAFRWSTENENLQKKAQIVMDYYQGDDPLKRKVASTLLESFLFYSGFYLPMYWSSRAKLTNTADLIRLIIRDEAVHGYYIGYKFQRALETVSEERRQEIKDYTFELLFELYENEVQYTHDLYDGVGLAEDVKKFLHYNANKALMNLGYEAMFPASVTDVNPAILSALSPNADENHDFFSGSGSSYVIGKAVNTEDEDWDF from the coding sequence ATGACCGAAAAGGTCAAGCTGCTTAGCCACGTCGAGGCCATCAACTGGAACCGCATCCAGGACGAGAAGGATGTCGACGTCTGGAACCGCCTGGTGAACAACTTCTGGCTGCCGGAGAAGGTGCCGCTGTCCAACGACGTCCAGTCGTGGAACACGCTGACCCCCGTCGAGCAGCAGCTGACCATGCGCGTGTTCACCGGCCTCACCCTGCTGGACACCATCCAGGGCACCGTGGGCGCTGTCTCCCTGATCCCGGATGCGCTGACCCCGCACGAGGAAGCCGTCTACACGAACATCGCGTTCATGGAGTCCGTGCACGCCAAGAGCTACTCCTCCATCTTCTCCACTCTGGCTTCCACCAAGGAGATCGACGAGGCATTCCGCTGGTCCACCGAGAACGAGAACCTTCAGAAGAAGGCCCAGATCGTCATGGACTACTACCAGGGTGACGACCCCCTGAAGCGCAAGGTGGCTTCCACCCTGCTGGAGAGCTTCCTGTTCTACTCGGGCTTCTACCTCCCCATGTACTGGTCCTCACGCGCCAAGCTGACGAACACGGCTGACCTGATCCGCCTGATCATCCGCGACGAAGCCGTGCACGGCTACTACATCGGTTACAAGTTCCAGCGCGCGCTGGAGACCGTCTCCGAGGAACGCCGCCAGGAAATCAAGGACTACACGTTCGAGCTGCTTTTCGAGCTGTACGAGAACGAGGTCCAGTACACCCACGATCTCTACGACGGTGTTGGCCTGGCCGAGGACGTCAAGAAGTTCCTGCACTACAACGCCAACAAGGCCCTGATGAACCTGGGCTACGAGGCTATGTTCCCGGCTTCCGTCACGGACGTGAACCCGGCCATCCTCTCGGCACTGTCTCCGAACGCTGACGAGAACCACGACTTCTTCTCGGGCTCGGGATCCTCCTACGTGATCGGCAAGGCCGTGAACACCGAGGACGAGGACTGGGACTTCTAG
- the nrdE gene encoding class 1b ribonucleoside-diphosphate reductase subunit alpha, producing the protein MPAAYKGLGYHELNAMLNLYGPNGEIQFGADREAAHQYFLQHVNNNTVFFHDLEEKLEYLVKNDYYERETLDQYTMNFIRELFNRAYKKKFRFETFLGAFKFYTSYTLKTFDGKRFLERYEDRVCMVALHLARGDEKLALQMVDEIIDGRFQPATPTFLNAGKKQRGELVSCFLLRIEDNMESIGRSINSALQLSKRGGGVAFALTNIREVGAPIKQIENQSSGVIPVMKLLEDSFSYANQLGARQGAGAVYLHAHHPDIYRFLDTKRENADEKIRIKTLSLGVVIPDITFELAKKDEDMYLFSPYDVEKVYGMPFSDVSVTEKYYEMVDDSRIKKTKIKAREFFQTLAEIQFESGYPYIMFEDTVNRANPIDGKIIMSNLCSEILQVSQPTTYHDDLSYDATGKDISCNLGSLNIAKTMDSPDFGLTIETAIRSLSAVSDMSNITSVPSIAKGNDQSHAIGLGQMNLHGYLARERVHYGSEEGLDFTNIYFYSVVFHAVRASNLLAIETGQTFGGFEKSKYASGEFFDKYTEQEWVPQTEKVRELFKDVHIPTQADWLALKASVMEHGIYNQNLQAVPPTGSISYINNSTSSIHPVASKIEIRKEGKLGRVYYPAPYLTNDNLEYYQDAYEIGYEKVIDTYAAATQHVDQGLSLTLFFKDTATTRDINKAQIYAWKKGIKTIYYIRLRQLALEGTEVEGCVSCML; encoded by the coding sequence ATGCCTGCCGCCTACAAGGGTTTGGGCTATCACGAGCTGAACGCGATGCTGAACCTGTACGGCCCGAACGGAGAGATCCAGTTCGGCGCCGACCGCGAGGCTGCGCATCAGTACTTCCTGCAGCACGTTAACAACAACACCGTGTTCTTCCATGACCTGGAAGAGAAGCTCGAGTACCTGGTCAAGAACGACTACTACGAGCGCGAGACGCTCGACCAGTACACGATGAACTTCATCCGCGAGCTCTTCAACCGCGCGTACAAGAAGAAGTTCCGCTTCGAGACCTTCCTGGGCGCGTTCAAGTTCTACACGTCCTACACGCTGAAGACGTTCGACGGCAAGCGCTTCCTGGAGCGCTACGAGGACCGTGTATGCATGGTGGCCCTGCACCTGGCCCGCGGCGACGAAAAGCTTGCCCTCCAGATGGTGGACGAGATCATCGACGGCCGCTTCCAGCCGGCCACCCCCACGTTCCTGAACGCCGGCAAGAAGCAGCGCGGCGAGCTGGTCTCCTGCTTCCTGCTGCGCATCGAAGACAACATGGAGTCGATCGGCCGTTCCATCAACTCCGCACTGCAGCTGTCCAAGCGCGGCGGCGGCGTGGCGTTCGCGCTGACCAACATCCGCGAGGTGGGCGCGCCCATCAAGCAGATCGAGAACCAGTCCTCCGGCGTCATCCCCGTGATGAAGCTCCTCGAGGACAGCTTCTCCTACGCCAACCAGCTCGGTGCCCGCCAGGGTGCCGGTGCGGTCTACCTGCACGCGCACCACCCGGACATCTACCGGTTCCTGGACACCAAGCGCGAGAACGCGGATGAGAAGATCCGCATCAAGACCCTCTCGCTGGGCGTTGTCATCCCGGACATCACGTTCGAGCTGGCCAAGAAGGATGAGGACATGTACCTGTTCTCGCCCTACGACGTCGAAAAGGTTTACGGCATGCCGTTCTCCGACGTCTCGGTCACCGAAAAGTACTACGAGATGGTGGACGACTCCCGGATCAAGAAGACCAAGATCAAGGCCCGCGAGTTCTTCCAGACCCTCGCGGAGATCCAGTTCGAGTCCGGCTACCCGTACATCATGTTCGAGGACACCGTGAACCGGGCCAACCCGATCGACGGCAAGATCATCATGTCCAACCTGTGCTCGGAGATCCTCCAGGTTTCCCAGCCCACCACGTACCACGATGACCTCTCCTACGATGCCACCGGCAAGGACATCTCCTGCAACCTGGGTTCGCTGAACATCGCGAAGACCATGGATTCCCCGGATTTCGGCCTGACCATCGAGACGGCCATCCGTTCGCTGTCCGCAGTGTCCGACATGTCCAACATCACCTCGGTGCCATCCATCGCCAAGGGCAACGACCAGAGCCACGCCATCGGCCTGGGCCAGATGAACCTGCACGGCTACCTTGCCCGCGAGCGGGTCCACTACGGCTCGGAGGAGGGCCTGGACTTCACCAACATCTACTTCTACTCGGTGGTGTTCCACGCGGTCCGTGCCTCCAACCTGCTGGCCATCGAGACCGGCCAGACGTTCGGCGGCTTCGAGAAGTCCAAGTACGCCTCGGGTGAGTTCTTCGACAAGTACACGGAGCAGGAATGGGTGCCGCAGACCGAAAAGGTCCGCGAACTTTTCAAGGACGTGCACATCCCCACGCAGGCTGACTGGCTGGCGCTGAAGGCCTCCGTCATGGAGCACGGCATCTACAACCAGAACCTGCAGGCTGTTCCGCCCACCGGCTCGATCTCTTACATCAACAACTCCACCTCCTCGATCCACCCGGTGGCGTCCAAGATTGAGATCCGCAAGGAAGGCAAGCTGGGCCGCGTGTACTACCCGGCGCCGTACCTGACGAACGACAACCTGGAGTACTACCAGGACGCGTACGAGATCGGCTACGAGAAGGTCATCGACACCTACGCCGCCGCTACCCAGCACGTGGACCAGGGCCTGTCGCTGACGCTGTTCTTCAAGGACACCGCCACCACCCGCGACATCAACAAGGCCCAGATCTACGCCTGGAAGAAGGGCATCAAGACCATCTACTACATCCGTCTCCGCCAGCTTGCGCTGGAGGGAACTGAAGTAGAGGGCTGCGTCAGCTGCATGCTCTAG
- the nrdH gene encoding glutaredoxin-like protein NrdH, with protein MTVTVYTKPACVQCNATYRALDKKGITYQSVDISQDAEALDRLKALGYMQAPVVVTDQDHWSGFRPDKIEELALSAVSSVA; from the coding sequence ATGACCGTAACGGTTTACACGAAGCCTGCTTGTGTTCAGTGCAACGCCACCTACCGCGCTCTTGATAAAAAGGGCATCACCTACCAGAGCGTTGACATCTCCCAGGACGCCGAGGCGCTGGACCGCCTGAAGGCACTGGGCTACATGCAGGCTCCCGTTGTGGTCACCGACCAGGACCACTGGTCCGGCTTCCGCCCGGACAAGATCGAGGAACTGGCGCTTTCCGCAGTTTCCTCCGTGGCCTAG
- a CDS encoding class I SAM-dependent methyltransferase, producing MTMTDDNGTAAAHSKAGTPAGGNGPATWTPTGMPASPATIDPEIWPGVAQPPSGAKAAVAGKAAGLLFKGAAKRLPLRVEYPDGTVLGTGGPDAPVMTMVRPEAFEVRIGDNGLIGLGESFMAGDWEASDLAAVLEVFAASVDSLIPMPLQKLRTLYLPRTPRQERNAEQNTRSNISRHYDLSNELFANFLDTTMSYSSALFPSAAGPLDSVDFGVLAEAQQAKIDRLLDKAGVGQGTRLLEIGTGWGELALRAAARGATVYSVTLSIEQQALAQARIADAGYADKVTVALQDYRAVEGEYDAVVSVEMIEAVGYEYWPIYFQTIDRVLAPGGKVAIQAITMPHGRMLATRNAYTWVHKYIFPGGFLPSVRAIEGITQQHTTLRVRERMGMGDHYAATLRLWEERFLARSAEVDGLGFDAVFQRMWLFYLCYSRAGFQSGYLDVQQIVLDRREAQL from the coding sequence ATGACAATGACGGACGACAACGGCACCGCCGCAGCCCACTCCAAGGCAGGCACCCCGGCCGGGGGCAACGGCCCCGCCACCTGGACGCCCACCGGAATGCCGGCATCGCCCGCCACCATCGATCCGGAGATCTGGCCCGGAGTTGCCCAGCCGCCGTCGGGAGCCAAAGCTGCCGTGGCAGGCAAGGCGGCAGGCCTGCTCTTCAAAGGGGCCGCCAAGCGGCTCCCCCTCCGCGTGGAGTACCCGGACGGAACGGTCCTGGGCACGGGCGGCCCTGACGCGCCGGTGATGACGATGGTCCGGCCGGAAGCCTTCGAAGTCCGGATCGGTGACAACGGCCTGATCGGGCTCGGCGAGTCCTTCATGGCCGGCGACTGGGAAGCCAGCGACCTCGCAGCCGTCCTGGAGGTCTTCGCGGCGTCCGTTGACAGCCTGATCCCCATGCCGCTGCAGAAGCTCCGCACCCTTTACCTGCCGCGCACGCCGCGGCAGGAACGGAACGCGGAGCAGAACACGCGAAGCAACATCTCACGGCACTACGACCTGTCCAACGAGCTGTTCGCCAACTTCCTTGACACCACCATGAGCTACTCGTCGGCGCTGTTCCCTTCGGCTGCGGGACCGCTGGATTCGGTGGACTTCGGTGTCCTGGCGGAGGCGCAGCAGGCGAAGATCGACAGGTTGCTGGACAAGGCCGGCGTAGGCCAGGGAACCAGGCTCCTGGAAATCGGCACCGGGTGGGGCGAACTTGCCCTGCGGGCCGCAGCCCGCGGCGCCACCGTCTACAGCGTGACGCTTTCCATCGAACAGCAGGCTTTGGCCCAGGCGCGCATTGCCGATGCCGGCTACGCGGACAAGGTGACAGTGGCACTGCAGGACTACCGCGCGGTGGAAGGCGAGTACGACGCCGTGGTGTCCGTGGAGATGATCGAGGCAGTGGGCTACGAGTACTGGCCCATCTACTTCCAGACCATCGACCGCGTCCTGGCCCCGGGCGGGAAGGTGGCCATCCAGGCCATCACCATGCCCCACGGCCGGATGCTGGCCACCCGCAACGCCTACACCTGGGTGCACAAATACATCTTCCCCGGCGGGTTCCTTCCGTCGGTGCGGGCCATCGAAGGCATCACGCAGCAGCACACTACCCTCCGCGTGCGGGAGCGCATGGGGATGGGTGACCACTACGCCGCCACCCTCCGCCTGTGGGAGGAGCGTTTCCTGGCCAGGTCCGCCGAGGTGGACGGGCTCGGCTTCGATGCGGTGTTCCAGCGGATGTGGCTGTTCTACCTCTGCTACTCGCGTGCCGGGTTCCAGTCCGGCTACCTGGATGTCCAGCAGATCGTGCTGGACCGGCGGGAGGCGCAGCTCTAG
- a CDS encoding DUF1365 domain-containing protein, whose protein sequence is MNAGTATTDGAAAPVAAIYRTSISHVRQSPLKNAFTYRSYSWFVDVDRLPRVPAWLRPLVGFHAGDHLGNPDHSIRSNVEGYLRTQGIEPDGGAIRMLTSARVFGYVFNPLSLFWCYRSDGDLQCVVAEVHNTYGERHCYLLRTDAAGRASVPKAFYVSPFNDVDGQYRMKLPAPGERLAVSIVLEREGQRPFVATMDGRRRPATARNIIAAAIQVPAAPLLVSALIRVQGIKLWARRLPVVTKPHHTSQEAVQ, encoded by the coding sequence ATGAACGCCGGCACAGCCACCACCGATGGTGCCGCGGCCCCTGTGGCGGCCATCTACCGGACCTCGATTTCACACGTGCGGCAAAGCCCGCTGAAGAACGCGTTCACCTACCGGAGCTACAGCTGGTTCGTCGACGTCGACCGGCTGCCCCGCGTGCCCGCCTGGCTCCGGCCGCTGGTAGGATTCCACGCCGGCGACCACCTTGGCAACCCGGACCACAGCATCCGGTCCAACGTGGAAGGCTACCTGCGGACCCAGGGCATCGAGCCCGACGGCGGTGCCATTCGGATGCTGACCAGCGCCCGGGTCTTCGGTTACGTTTTCAACCCGCTGTCCCTGTTCTGGTGCTACCGGAGCGATGGCGACCTCCAATGCGTCGTTGCCGAGGTCCACAACACGTACGGTGAGCGCCACTGCTACCTGCTCCGGACGGACGCGGCAGGCCGGGCATCGGTACCCAAAGCGTTCTACGTCTCGCCCTTCAACGACGTCGACGGGCAGTACCGGATGAAGCTGCCGGCGCCGGGGGAGCGGCTGGCGGTCTCGATCGTGCTGGAGCGCGAAGGCCAGCGGCCCTTCGTGGCCACCATGGACGGGCGGCGGCGTCCCGCCACCGCACGGAACATCATCGCCGCCGCAATCCAGGTGCCGGCCGCGCCGCTGCTGGTATCCGCCCTGATCAGGGTGCAGGGCATTAAACTCTGGGCAAGACGCCTGCCCGTCGTCACCAAGCCACACCACACCTCACAGGAGGCAGTTCAATGA